In a genomic window of Candidatus Poribacteria bacterium:
- a CDS encoding RNA polymerase sigma factor produces MGIGRKRFAEIVEESYRSIYRLAFSMLGSEQDACDVTQESFERLWRYRSKVDERAAYVWLRKTALNLCVDLLRRRKTEPEPLDPNDEGSSLIEMRPDPLRRCLRKEEMLMLRRALDRLPEKYRAAVILRDVEDLSYREISQILGRPENTVKSDVLRGRRMLRKILAPYFDFKGEKP; encoded by the coding sequence ATGGGCATAGGTAGAAAGCGATTTGCCGAAATAGTGGAGGAGAGCTATAGATCCATATATCGTTTGGCGTTTTCCATGCTTGGAAGCGAGCAGGACGCCTGTGACGTCACACAGGAGAGCTTCGAACGGCTCTGGAGATATCGATCCAAGGTGGACGAAAGGGCAGCATACGTCTGGCTTAGAAAAACAGCCCTTAATCTGTGCGTAGATCTGCTACGCCGCAGGAAAACCGAACCCGAACCGCTCGATCCGAACGATGAGGGATCGTCACTCATCGAGATGAGACCTGATCCTCTAAGGCGATGTCTGCGGAAGGAGGAGATGCTCATGCTGAGAAGGGCTTTGGATAGGCTGCCCGAGAAGTACAGGGCTGCCGTGATCCTGAGGGATGTGGAGGATCTATCCTACAGGGAGATTTCGCAGATCCTGGGACGGCCTGAAAATACGGTGAAATCGGATGTGTTAAGGGGGCGGAGGATGCTCAGGAAGATCCTCGCCCCATATTTCGATTTTAAAGGTGAAAAGCCATGA
- the xerC gene encoding tyrosine recombinase XerC, whose protein sequence is MEKHIERFLRYLELERNYSPNTLRGYRSDLKEFERYIRESGLNSVLEVDHLTVRGYLARLQLNGLSRATVQRKLSSLKTLYRFLHRMGFIEADPTASISTPRVERRLPDFLTVEEVDMLLSAPREDRPIEVRDKAMLELMYSTGVRVSELLAIDLNDIDMSEMTVRVKGKGRKERILPFGEVAKKALERYLEIRDRMIPAGSNCRALFVSDWGRRMTSRNFRQRLKIYTKRAGIKKKVSPHILRHSFATHMLEAGADLRAVQELLGHSNLSTTQIYTHVTAERLKRIYDKYHPRA, encoded by the coding sequence ATGGAGAAACACATAGAGAGGTTCCTCAGATATCTCGAACTTGAGCGGAATTACTCGCCCAATACGCTGCGCGGGTACAGGTCGGATCTGAAGGAGTTCGAGAGATATATCAGGGAGTCGGGACTTAATTCGGTTCTGGAGGTCGATCATCTGACGGTGAGGGGATACCTGGCGAGGCTTCAATTGAACGGGTTGAGCAGGGCGACGGTACAGCGCAAGCTCTCCTCACTTAAGACGTTGTATAGGTTCCTTCACAGGATGGGGTTTATCGAGGCCGATCCGACGGCGAGCATCTCAACACCTAGGGTCGAAAGGAGGCTTCCGGATTTCCTGACGGTCGAGGAGGTCGATATGCTCCTATCGGCGCCGAGGGAGGATCGGCCTATAGAGGTAAGGGACAAGGCGATGTTGGAGTTGATGTACTCCACCGGCGTCCGCGTGAGCGAGCTCCTGGCGATCGACCTAAATGATATAGACATGTCGGAGATGACCGTGAGGGTGAAGGGCAAGGGGAGAAAGGAACGGATCCTCCCCTTCGGCGAGGTCGCAAAAAAAGCGCTGGAGAGGTATCTTGAGATCAGAGATCGCATGATCCCGGCCGGATCGAACTGCAGAGCGCTGTTTGTGAGCGACTGGGGCAGACGTATGACGAGCAGGAACTTCCGTCAGAGGCTGAAGATCTATACGAAAAGGGCGGGGATAAAGAAGAAAGTCTCACCTCATATCCTGAGGCACTCCTTCGCCACTCACATGTTGGAGGCGGGAGCGGATCTAAGGGCCGTTCAGGAGCTTCTGGGACATTCGAATCTCTCCACCACGCAGATCTACACACACGTCACTGCCGAAAGGCTGAAACGGATCTACGACAAGTACCACCCTAGGGCCTGA